From a region of the Triticum aestivum cultivar Chinese Spring chromosome 7D, IWGSC CS RefSeq v2.1, whole genome shotgun sequence genome:
- the LOC123165411 gene encoding leucine-rich repeat receptor-like kinase protein FLORAL ORGAN NUMBER1, whose product MPRPFYSRLQSTPLPSTPLPPRAPAGAPPQPATMPPPPHLLLLPLLLILPSPSSGSPDRDIYALGKIKAALVPAPTTTASPNPPLADWDPAATSPAHCAFTGVTCDAATSRVVAINLTSLPLHAGTLPPELALLDSLTNLTIAACSLPGRIPAGLPSLPSLRHLNLSNNNLSGPFPAGDGQGALYFPALQLLDCYNNNLSGPLPPFGAAHAAALRYLHLGGNYFSGPIPPAYGDVASLEYLGLNGNALSGRVPPELARLGRLRSLYVGYFNQYDGGVPPEFGGLRSLVLLDMSSCNLTGPIPPELGKLKNLDTLFLLWNRLSGEIPTELGELQSLQSLDLSVNDLAGEIPASLAKLKHLRLLNLFRNHLRGGIPAFVAELPDLEVLQLWENNLTGSLPPGLGRNGRLRNLDVTTNHLTGTVPPELCAGGRLETLVLMDNAFFGPIPESLGACKTLVRVRLSKNFLSGAVPAGLFDLPQANMLELTDNLLTGELPDVIGGGKIGMLLLGNNGIGGRIPAAIGNLPALQTLSLECNNFSGELPPEIGRLRNLSRLNVSGNHLTGAIPQELTRCASLAAVDVSRNRLTGAIPESITSLKILCTLNVSRNALSGELPTEMSNMTSLTTLDVSYNALTGAVPMQGQFLVFNESSFVGNPGLCGGPLTGSSDDGACSYNNHDGGGGVLSLRRWDSKKMLVCLAGVFVALVAAFLGGRKGCEAWREAARRRSGAWKMTVFQQRPGFSADDVVECLQEDNIIGKGGAGIVYHGVTRGGAELAIKRLVGRGVGGDRGFSAEVGTLGRIRHRNIVRLLGFVSNRETNLLLYEYMPNGSLGEMLHGGKGGHLGWEARARVALQAARGLCYLHHDCAPRIIHRDVKSNNILLDSAFEAHVADFGLAKFLGGGGAAGGNSECMSAIAGSYGYIAPEYAYTLRVDEKSDVYSFGVVLLELITGRRPVGGFGDGVDIVHWVRKATAELPDTAAAVLAVADRRLSPEPVPLLVGLYDVATACVEEASTDRPNMREVVHMLSQPALAGAATADSAARPDDDLILSF is encoded by the exons ATGCCCCGCCCCTTTTATTCCCGCCTCCAGTCCACTCCTCTTCCCTCCACACCCCTCCCACCGCGCGCCCCCGCCGGCGCACCACCACAGCCCGCCACAATGCCTCCCCCTCCGCACCTCCTCCTCCTGCCGCTCCTCCTCATCCTTCCATCCCCCTCCTCCGGCTCCCCGGACCGCGACATCTACGCGCTGGGCAAGATCAAGGCGGCCCTCGTCCCGGccccgaccaccaccgcctcccccAACCCCCCGCTCGCCGACTGGGACCCGGCGGCGACGTCCCCGGCCCACTGCGCCTTCACCGGCGTCACGTGCGATGCCGCGACGTCCCGCGTCGTCGCCATCAACCTCACCTCCCTCCCGCTCCACGCCGGCACCCTGCCCCCGGAGCTCGCGCTGCTGGACTCCTTGACCAACCTCACCATCGCCGCCTGCTCCCTCCCCGGCCGCATCCCCGCGggcctgccctccctcccctccctccgcCATCtcaacctctccaacaacaacCTCTCCGGCCCCTTCCCCGCCGGCGACGGGCAAGGAGCGCTGTACTTCCCGGCCCTCCAGCTCCTCGACTGCTACAACAACAACCTCTCTGGCCCGCTCCCGCCCTTCGGCGCCGCGCACGCGGCCGCGCTGCGCTACCTGCACCTCGGCGGGAACTACTTCTCCGGCCCCATCCCGCCGGCCTACGGCGACGTCGCCTCCCTCGAGTACCTCGGCCTCAACGGCAACGCGCTCTCCGGGCGCGTCCCGCCGGAGCTGGCCAGGCTGGGACGGCTCAGGAGCCTCTACGTCGGGTACTTCAATCAGTACGACGGCGGCGTGCCGCCCGAGTTCGGCGGGCTGCGCAGCCTCGTGCTGCTCGACATGAGCAGCTGCAACCTCACCGGCCCCATCCCGCCCGAGCTCGGCAAGCTCAAGAACCTCGACACGCTCTTCCTCCTCTGGAACCGGCTCTCCGGGGAGATTCCAACGGAGCTCGGCGAGCTCCAGAGCCTGCAGTCGCTCGACCTGTCGGTGAACGACCTCGCCGGCGAGATACCGGCGAGCCTCGCCAAGCTGAAACACCTCCGGCTGCTCAACCTGTTCCGGAACCACCTCCGCGGCGGGATACCGGCGTTCGTCGCCGAGCTGCCGGACCTCGAGGTGCTGCAGCTCTGGGAGAACAACCTCACCGGCAGCCTCCCGCCGGGGCTCGGGAGGAACGGCCGGCTCAGGAACCTCGACGTCACCACCAACCACCTCACCGGCACCGTGCCGCCGGAGCTCTGCGCCGGCGGCAGGCTCGAGACGCTCGTGCTCATGGACAACGCCTTCTTCGGCCCCATCCCGGAGTCGCTCGGCGCGTGCAAGACGCTGGTGCGCGTCCGGCTCAGCAAGAACTTCCTCAGCGGCGCCGTGCCGGCCGGGCTCTTCGACCTGCCGCAGGCCAACATGCTGGAGCTCACCGACAACCTGCTCACCGGCGAGCTCCCCGACGTGATCGGCGGCGGCAAGATCGGCATGCTGCTGCTGGGGAATAACGGGATCGGCGGCAGGATTCCGGCGGCCATCGGCAACCTCCCCGCGCTCCAGACGCTCTCGCTCGAGTGCAACAACTTCTCCGGCGAGCTGCCGCCGGAGATCGGCCGGCTCAGGAACCTGTCCCGGCTCAACGTCAGCGGGAACCATCTCACCGGCGCGATCCCGCAGGAGCTCACGCGCTGCGCGTCGCTCGCCGCCGTGGACGTCAGCCGCAACCGCCTGACCGGCGCGATACCGGAGAGCATCACGTCGCTGAAGATCCTGTGCACGCTGAACGTGTCGAGGAACGCGCTGTCCGGCGAGCTCCCCACGGAGATGTCCAACATGACGAGCCTCACGACGCTGGACGTGTCGTACAACGCGCTGACCGGCGCCGTGCCGATGCAGGGCCAGTTCCTGGTGTTCAACGAGAGCTCCTTCGTGGGCAACCCCGGGCTCTGCGGCGGCCCGCTGACCGGCAGCAGCGACGACGGCGCCTGCTCCTACAACAaccacgacggcggcggcggcgtgctgtcGCTCCGCCGCTGGGACTCGAAGAAGATGCTGGTGTGCCTGGCGGGCGTGTTCGTGGCCCTGGTGGCCGCGTTCCTGGGCGGTCGCAAGGGGTGCGAGgcgtggcgggaggcggcgcgccGCCGCTCCGGGGCGTGGAAGATGACGGTGTTCCAGCAGCGGCCGGGGTTCTCGGCGGACGACGTGGTGGAGTGCCTGCAGGAGGACAACATCATCGGCAAGGGCGGCGCCGGGATCGTGTACCACGGCGTGACCCGCGGCGGCGCCGAGCTGGCGATCAAGCGGCTGGTggggcgcggcgtcggcggcgaccgCGGGTTCTCGGCGGAGGTGGGCACGCTGGGGCGGATCCGGCACCGCAACATCGTGCGCCTGCTGGGCTTCGTGTCCAACCGCGAGACCAACCTGCTGCTGTACGAGTACATGCCCAACGGCTCGCTGGGGGAGATGCTCCACGGCGGCAAGGGCGGCCACCTCGGCTGGGAGGCCCGGGCGCGGGTGGCGCTCCAGGCGGCGCGCGGCCTCTGCTACCTCCACCACGACTGCGCGCCGCGCATCATCCACCGCGACGTCAAGTCCAACAACATCCTGCTTGACTCGGCGTTCGAGGCCCACGTCGCCGACTTCGGCCTCGCCAAGttcctcggcggcggcggggccgccgGCGGCAACTCCGAGTGCATGTCCGCCATCGCCGGCTCCTACGGCTACATCGCCCCAG AGTACGCCTACACCCTGCGGGTGGACGAGAAgagcgacgtgtacagcttcggggTGGTGTTGCTGGAGCTCATCACGGGGCGGCGCCCCGTGGGCGGGTTCGGCGACGGCGTGGACATCGTGCACTGGGTCCGCAAGGCCACCGCGGAGCTCCCCGACACCGCCGCGGCCGTCCTCGCCGTCGCCGACCGCCGCCTCTCCCCCGAGCCCGTGCCGCTGCTCGTGGGGCTCTACGACGTGGCCACGGCGTGCGTCGAGGAGGCGAGCACCGACCGGCCCAACATGCGCGAGGTGGTGCACATGCTCTCGcagcccgccctcgccggcgccgccacaGCCGACAGCGCGGCCCGGCCCGACGACGACCTTATCCTCTCCTTCTGA